DNA sequence from the Candidatus Fluviicola riflensis genome:
ATTGCAATTGGTTTTGTCTACACCATTGTTGCGTTGGCGATCATCATATCGATCTTCGCATTCGGTTAACTAAAGGAGGACACTGTTTCCTCCTTTTTTAATAACCGCATTCCCTCATTCTTTTTGCTGCATTATGCCGTTCAATTCTATTTTTGCCTGGGTAATGAAAAAACGTCTGCATCAGATAGACCTTTTTAGAAAATACCCGTTGGAAGTACAGCAAGAGTTATTTGAGCGCATGCTCCTGAACGCATCAAAAACAGAATTCATCCAACAATTTCAACTCGCACAAATCACTGATTACGAATCTTTCCGGTCGGCGATTCCGTTGCAAGATTACGATACCATGAAACCATGGATCGATCGGCTGATGGCCGGCGAACAAAACCTGCTTTGGCCGCAAGACACCAAATGGTTTGCAAAATCTTCAGGGACCACTTCAGATCGCAGTAAATTTATTCCGGTAACCCGAGAGTCGCTCGAAGAATGCCATTACAAAGGCGGAAAAGACTTGCTGGCGCTGTATTACGAGAATTACCCCAACCGGAAATTGTACAAAGGCAAACACCTTATTGTAGGCGGAAGCGCGCAGGTATTACCACTTACGCACGATGCTTATCAGGGAGATTTATCAGCTATCATTGTGAAAAACCTGCCGTGGTGGGCTGAAATTCGCCGTACACCTTCGCGGGAAATTGCCCTCATGAGCGAATGGGAATCGAAAATCGAGAAAATGGCGCTGAGTACCATGCACGAAGATGTGTATATTATTGCCGGCGTTCCAAGCTGGACGATGGTACTCGCCAATAAAATACTGGAGATTTCCGGAAAAAAAAACCTGCGCGAAGTGTGGCCAAACCTGGAATTATTCCTACACGGAGGTGTGAGTTTCGACCCATATCGCGAAGCGTTTCAGCAACTGATTCCATTTGATGACATGCATTACGTAGAAACTTACAATGCTTCCGAAGGATTTTTCGGAATTCAGGATGTGGGCGGTTCCAGGGAGTTATTATTGATGCTCGATTACGGCATTTACTACGAATTCATTCCCATGGAATCGTTTAACGGCTTGAATTCGAAAACAGTCATTAACCTGAGCCAGGTGGAAGCGGACGTCGAATACGCACTGGTGATTTCGACAAATGGCGGACTTTGGCGATACATTCTGGGCGATACAATTCGCTTCACATCCACTCAGCCGTTCCGGTTTGTGATTACCGGCCGTACCAAAAGTTTCATTAATGCGTTTGGGGAAGAAGTAATTGTAAACAATACAGATAAAGCCGTGGCCGAAGCATGCCTCAAAACCAATGCACAGATCCGTGAGTATTCGGTAGCGCCGGTTTACATGCAGGGAACAGATAAAGGAAAACACGAATGGATCATTGAATTTGTACACGAACCCGAAGACCGCCGGCGATTTGAATGGATCCTGGATGAAACACTCAGAAGCATCAATTCGGACTACGACGCCAAACGTACCAACGATATGGCGCTCGAATTTCCGCTGATCCGTTACGTAGAAAGCGGTACCTTCGATGAATGGTTGCGCACCAAAGGTAAATTGGGCGGACAACATAAAGTACCACGTTTATCCAATAACCGCGAAATTGTGGAACAACTATTGCAACAAACGGTTCATCAAACCAACAACAATGTATAAACTGATCCTGTTTCTGGCGCTGTGCTTTTCCTTTTCTTCGAAGGCGCAACAGTCATGGAAACAGGTTTGGACTGCTCCCATCGACTCAACTGCCGTTTGGGATGTCGATCAGGCCGGAAACGCATATTTGGTGGACAAACAAACAATTTCCAAGCTGGATACAGCAGGTAAACAACTACTGACGCAAAGTACCAAATCGATGGGGACGATTGCTAAAATAGATGCTTCCAACTGGATGAAAATTGCTATTTTCTCAGAAGATCAGCAGCGTATCTGTTACCTTGACAATGCATTGGCATTCCAACCAGGATGCATTGACCTGGCAGAATTCGGAGTGAACCTGGCACAACATTTCAGTACTTCTGCACAAACCGACCGCATCTGGATTTACGACCAGCTCAACAGCGAATTGCAGTTAATCACTATTCGCAACAGTCAGCGGCAAATCGTTCAAAACCTGGCGTCGCTCGTTGATTTGGGAACCGTATTGCAACTTATCGAATTTCAAAACAAGTTATATTTGTTCGACAATCGCGGACAAGTCATTACGCTCGACAATTTCGGGAGTTTTCTGAGCGCGCAAACGGTTGCAGGAACACATATTCAACCTTTCGCGACCGGATTTCTGGCTTCTGACAAACAATTCATCCGGTTCTCAGATGAAGAAACCGAATTGCTTACACCTTTTTTCGAGCTGGTTTCGGGCGAAGAAATAAAGTGGTTTTGTTTTGTGGGAAAACGCCTGTTTGTGAGTACTGCAACACAACTGATCAGTTTTGAATTGATTGGTTAGTGCATTTCCCACAAATGTCTTACATGAAATAAAATGATTTGTATCGACTAGCAGATACGTTATGTTTCCCCACGAATGCACGAATTTTTTGCGCGCCTAACGGACGCGCCAACAATTATAACAGACATTAATCAAACACAAAGCGAGTCCGTTAGGCGAGCCATAATTCGTGCATTCGTGGGAGTTCTTTGTATTACTCTTATCTGTCTTAGTAAAGAAATCGCATAGGAAATACTTATTTATTAGTTGAAATCACTTTTAACATCGGTGAAACGTCTTTTATTTTTCCACATTTCGGTGCCATGTGGCTAGAATTTGTAATTTAGTCAGTCGCAAAATAATGGTAAGATGCATATCGCAGTAGCAGGGAATATCGGTTCGGGAAAAACAACGTTAACACAGATGCTTGCAAAGCATTACGGTTGGGAAACACATTTGGAAGATGTGGAACAAAATCCGTACCTGAATGATTTTTACGAGGATATGCAACGTTGGTCGTTTAACCTCCAGATTTATTACCTGAATAGCCGTTTTACGCAAATTCAGGAAATCCAAAGTACAAAAAATGCAGTGATCCAGGATCGTACTATTTACGAGGATGCGTTCATTTTCGCACCCAATCTCCATTCGATGGGATTGATGACCACACGGGATTTTGAAAATTACTTTTCACTGTTCAATCTCATGGATTCATTTGTTTCAGCACCCGATTTACTCATTTACCTGCGCGCCAGTGTTCCCACGCTGGTGAATCAGATTCAGCA
Encoded proteins:
- a CDS encoding deoxynucleoside kinase → MHIAVAGNIGSGKTTLTQMLAKHYGWETHLEDVEQNPYLNDFYEDMQRWSFNLQIYYLNSRFTQIQEIQSTKNAVIQDRTIYEDAFIFAPNLHSMGLMTTRDFENYFSLFNLMDSFVSAPDLLIYLRASVPTLVNQIQQRGREYEESIRLDYLKRLNERYEAWISTYDNGKLLIIDVDNNRFPENQEDLGKIITSIDAEINGLF